Proteins encoded together in one Triticum dicoccoides isolate Atlit2015 ecotype Zavitan chromosome 7B, WEW_v2.0, whole genome shotgun sequence window:
- the LOC119341344 gene encoding probable protein phosphatase 2C 21 gives MYVANVGDSRCVLSRNGQAIDLSMDHKPNYRYERKRIEKAGGQVRMDDIPKKVMADMKLGIHRIEGILHISRSIGDFQFKQDPTLSRQDQMVTCCPDICDVPITNDTQFFVIASAGIW, from the exons ATGTATGTTGCAAATGTGGGCGATTCCCGTTGTGTGCTCTCAAGGAATGGTCAG GCAATTGATCTCTCGATGGATCACAAACCAAACTACCGATATGAAAGAAAGAGAATTGAAAAGGCAGGAGGACAAGTGCGCATGGATGATATCCCAAAGAAAGTTATGGCTGACATGAAGTTGGGCATCCATCGCATTGAGGGAATATTACACATATCCAGATCGATTG GTGATTTTCAGTTCAAGCAGGACCCAACTTTGTCGCGTCAAGATCAAATGGTGACATGTTGTCCAGACATATGCGAT GTGCCGATAACAAATGATACTCAATTTTTTGTTATAGCAAGTGCAGGTATTTGGTAA